The window ACGCTTCTCATTCCATTAGATTTCACCTTCCCCTCAATAAGTGGAAAAGTTGATTCCTTGGAATGAAAATGTCTGAGCTTGATGATTGTTTTCCTGGTGGCGTGAGGCTGAGAGTGCCAATAGTGAGGCCTGTCTCAGCAAGACTTGATTTTGTATTGCTTTATTTACTGTGAAGAGTTGCACAGTTATGGAGATATAAGTCCAGTTAACAAAGAATAAAGTTTCATAATGACAAAGGAAATTACAGTTTCCACAGtgaattaaatatcttttatttgAGAATGTAATATGAATGCCAGCACTCATATCAACAAACATTaacatcatttcacattttagtttctattaaatacattttactaaTTTTTTAAATcctagaaatgtaaaaaaaaaaaccatattGCACAGTTGTGTAGCTTATATACATGAAAAGTTATTGCATTGCTGTGTCATGATATTACAAATCAATGTGCAGAAAATGTCTCATCCAGTGTTGGATTTATCAAAATCTTTAGAGTCATTAGTAGAATCGGCCATCTGTGATTCTGAAATATCGCCACATGTTTTAAGACTGCTTACTTTTGTATTTAAGTTGATGTGTCACGTTAAAGAAGCATCTGCCAAAGACATTCAACTGGTTTCTCACAGCAAACACTGTGTTGCAACAGAATTACACAATTTCTCTAACAtaaaaaaagtttcagtttaaaaatgaaaatggcaacaATCCTGGGCTTCAAAGTTGTGTCAAGCAGCTCCTCtgatcttgaaaaaaaaatgtttgtaaaggGAACTGATGCTTGCAACACGTTCTTTAACCACATCTGTGGTGTTCCTGCAAGGCTGTGTTTCAGTCATCGCTGTCAGACCATGGATGATCTGTACATGCCTGcaaaagagaacaaaaagagTTTTAAACAAAACGTCTTGGTGAGCCGGTTTTTCTCAGTCACTGTTCAAATAGATATGTACAGATGTACGCAACATATTGAAATAAATCCAAGGCAAAGAGCTGTGACATTTCCATTTAAGGGAGAATTGAATCAATATTATGCTTATACATGGGTTAAATAATATAAGAAGAACACTGTGTCTACTTCCTCTGCCATATTTCTTTATGCCTGATTCTTACCTGTTTATATTCAAATCTGTCCTGTAGATAGCGGTTCCCCAGGTAGGTAATGTGACCTATATTCTGCCTGGAGAGCCCGGCTATCCTGGCTGTGAAGTCCAGCGTGAAGGCCAGCTTGACAAGCTCAGGTGCTGTCGGTAGGACGGTGGGAGGATTGTTGGTCGGCGTTGCTTCGTTTTCTAGATACGCATCGGCCAGCCTCTGGAAGGAAGAGTACGACATCCGCTGGAAGAAGTTGCTCAGGGTGGGGTTGTCTCTCAGCTGGGGGAGGTAAGTAGAAGAAGGTTCTCAGTAACTACAGACACTTTGATTTACTGCTTATGAATGTTCGtggtaaaaagtaaaaatccaCCATAACCTCCAGAGGGGTTACAGATGGATACAGATGATGaattttcacatcacatcaagATCATTTCAGCTCAGGGACAATGATGATATCATTTTTCAGCAGCGTTCAATAGTCaatacagattattttctccagAAATTGTTGGCAATTAAAAATATctggaaatgttgaaaaatgctcatcacaatttactgaaataatatatatatatacaaccACATAAGACAAAGTAAAGCGACGCATCCTCACATTTAAGTAGCTGTAGCCATCGAATGTTATTGCAAATTCacatcaaaaatgaaatgattatcGAAAAAAgtcgactaattgtttcagccctacacacacatttaaaatccatTGCGTAATTATCAGTTTTATGAGACATTAAAGCAAAGCAGCCACATGACCACACACTAAGCATTTACTCTCTAAAGcttttccttgtttcctcttttaACACTTTCACTACTGTTATCTATACTACAAACCCGCTCTCTACGGCTTCTCCAGGCACGTTTGAGGAACAGAGAATATCTAACTCACTGAGAGGTAAAAACAGACGGTTGAGGAAATGCTCCTGCAGCAGAAAAGTTAAACACAACCCACTAAACTCCACAGGTTGATGATTTCAACTCTATATATAGGGTGGGTGCCTTCTCCCTTTAATATGAAGTCATACCGTGGAGTTTGTACTTTCTATTACTTGACTTTATGGTACCTTTTATGGTTTATTTAtgctctttcactttctgttgAAACTGCTGAAGGAACTTTGACAAACATGCTTGTTAGAAACACTCGGCCTCGTTAATTCCTTAATGATTAACTGAATGCATGAGTTTATGAACAGCTAAACTGTAGTGTCATCAATTCAATTATTTCACCCAAAGCAACAGCAGAATACCAACCTTGTCGTCTATGGCGTCACCCTGCTCCTTTGTCAAAGCGATGATCCTGTTGATCACTTCCTCtgagataaaacaaaagcaaggGGAAGTATGATCAACATGGAGAACCACTTCATGACAGCACACTCTTTAAAATACAGGTATAGAGATTTTATTTGAGTGGATATAATCTCATTTTTGAGTAGAATAAGTAGATGTGTTGCATTAAAttcacacagacaacaacaaaaaacttgCCAATACTTAATTTAAATTGTTGCCATGCAGTTGACATTATTCACACTTGATGATAATTTAATGGCATAAAGAGAAGCTGTTTCTCACCATCTGAGAGACGctgttcttcctctttttctttgacCTCGTGGACAATTTTCTCCAGTTCCTCTGACACCTTCTCATAGTATAAGTACGTCGGTTCTACGctgacaacagctgcaaagCAACATTCAGTTATTTGCAAATGTACTTGAGCATTAATGAGCAGTTTTACAACAGTACTATGACCCAGATCTCTACTAATTCTGATTATATTACACAAGTATTTTAACtcttaaacatgttttataatcacacacatgcagttcATTTATCCAGTCAAGTTCAATCCCACAATTTACCTTCAATTTCTGTGATGTCGGGTTTATTTGGTTTGATCAGAGATAGTCGCCTTTTGGAGAACCTTCTTTTTATGGACTTTCTTCTCATGGACTTCTTCCTCTGCGAAGTGACTGGAGTTGCAGGCAGGCAGGCGGGCGCAGCATCAGAGACCTCTTCCGCTGCCGAGTCCTTCGCCGTCACTGAAGGACTGTCCTGCTCCTCGTCATTGTCCTCATTAGTCTTCCGAGAGAAAAAGCCAACTATAGCTTTCCAAAACGAGGGTTTCTTATTCTTCTTGGATTTTTTGCTCGTTTTCCCTGATTCTTCAGGATGTTTTTTAGGCTGATTTGCGGGAGGTTCGACCACAGGAAGTGTAACAGTTTCCCTGTAGTTTAATCCCTCGGCCAGGTGAACGGAAGGGTCGCTGGAATGTCGTCTTATCCTTTTTGTCAcccacttttctttcttctcagcCCTCTTATCGCCCAGCGCCCCATCGTTCAGGCTGAGGCTGCGCTTGACGTAAATCTCCAGCAGGCGGACTGTATCCCTGTGAGGCATTGTAATCAACTGGCCGTTAACGGGCCTttggttttctgtctttgtttccatAGTGAGATGGctgtgagaggaagaaaaccACATCACACATACAATAGGTTATTGGATTGTTGAACTTCACTTGTGCTTCATACAGACAAGGAGCTGAAACAGTTAGTTGATTATTTGAAAAAGTTGATCAATAATTAagtaaatatctttgggttttgcaGTGTTGGTCgtacaaaacaagcaatttgaagttATTAACTTGGGTTTTAGAAAATATAATaggaatattttcattatttcaacatttcataaactaaaaatctaatcagttaatcaagaaaatactTATCAGGTTgttcagtaatgaaaataacaatgagCTGCAGCCTAAAAATCTATCAAGTTtgcaacaaacaattattttcattatcagtaaaCCTGCCAATCACCTGCCATCACAACTTTGCAAAGCCCATGTTGACTtattcaaattgcttgtttgtctgaccaacagccACGAACCCAAAGACCTTCAACATTACTTGAACAGAAGGCTTTTACATTACATGAGagaagtagttttttttttttgctttaaaatgatttaaacgTGAatcagtcattaaaacaactgcCAGTTAATTTTAAGTCAAGTGACTTATTGGTTAATGGATAAACATGTCATCTttaaattacacacagacagcaatACTTGTTTGTTACATAATTACACCATATAACACCATACATTTGAGTCTTATTCTATTCTATTGCAAATATATGGATTTTAAAGCTACAGAAATGTAGACAggttttcaaacacacacaaaaaaaaaaaaattaaattaaattaaaaataaaaattcaggaGCAGGAAGAAGTGTAAGACGAGAAGGTGGACTGTGGTTATTTAATCCTACAGGCTAAAACTGACTCACCTCGTCTCCGCACAGAGTCTTCAGAGCTCCGTGTTAGTTTGCAGTAGTCGTTGAATGCGTGCGACTGGCGACGGcttgtcttaaaaacatcagtctTCGTCAGGAAGGGACTCTCCGGAGTGTGTTTACCTGCTCACATACTTCATCCATTTTTGGACACGTCGCCGCCCTCTTGCCTCACCTGAAGCCGCCTCCCGCCACCAAAGCAAGGCAGAGTGGGCGGAGGACCGGAATATATCATCTGTCTTCCTGGTTTTACGCTAAAATCCACAGACGTCAGGTTGAACACTTGTTTACGGTTTCGGCGTCGCTCTCGGTTCTGCTTCGACTGCACGTCAGCTCCGGTGCTCTGGCCCCGTCCACGTTGTACAGGAAGTTAAAAGTATAATACATTTCCTATCAGAGGCTGCGTTTGACAGGAAACGGTCATATGCTGAAATGATGCaaagatctatctatctatctatctatctatctatctatctatctatctatctatctatctatctatctatctatctatctatctatctatctatctatctatctcagtTTCATTTGCAGGTGCATTTATTTCAGTGAGTTTAGGCTAAATAACAAAGTCTCTGTATCATGCATATAAGCATCACCAACTACATCCTCCTGCATTGCAGGACTGCTGTACATTATAAGACTGCATTAGTTATAGCTATGGCTTTAATAAAATGGCAACCGTGTGTGTCTGAATTATGACCAGTAAGTAAAAGGTAAAATTATTTGAAAACAATcagacaaataaatgaaattttgtgtaggggaaatgtgttttttaattctcttttatttcctaTAATTATCTTGTTACTCCTTTTGTGGGACCCTATGCCcatgttgggaaccactgtacACATTATACAGGTATATACCCTATATAATAATACAGGTAGCATGATACTGCTGAGATCTGGGtctcttaataataataataataataataataattattattattataattataataataataataataataatatctaactgttattttcatttttggttcatcttcaaaacccaaagatttactatgaaaaaaagttctaacattgatagaaaaataactttaataaaTCATCGTCACAGTTGCTCATTAGTTTTCTGTCCATTACCTAATCATTTTAAGCTTTAAAAAGTAAGAATAATACATGGATTTTCCCATATTCGTAGCTTGTTACTCAGATATCGTATTAGTAGTGTCTCTTTCTTTGGAAGGCAGAGGCTTTAAATATGAATTTCCATGGTTGTATTGCATGTATTGTTGTAATCCCCAGGCCATTTTAATTACTGCGGTAATCAGTGTTTTCACCTTTGTAATGTTGTTAATCATTTACCACACGCAACATGCCAATGAACCGATGAAGCTGTTATTACCTCACATGAGTTGGGATCGGCCTGAAACAGTGTCTATATGAAGTGCAGTTAAAGATTTCCAGGAAGTGATGGTAATCAAGGTAAAATAGTTGTCCTTCATTCACAGAAGCTTATTTCCCTATCAACCAGCATTTTTAATGACCAGTGCATCTGATCTCATGAGTAATCTCTTATCTTGTTTACTGGAAACTTGAAACCTCTTCTGACTCTTCTAACCAAAAGTAACATGACTGGGCAGCCGTGCAGTGGTGAAACTGGTTTTAGAATTAGACAAAACAGCTTCCTTTGTTCGTCCAGCATTATctggaaacactgcagcagacagtcatttgattattattaGCCTTTGGTGATGTGGTGAGCGGCCCACGTTTTCTTCATATTGCTGATTCATTTTAAGTTATTAAGGTTTAAATCTGCCTAAAATTTCCACATTAATACATCCTGATATTGGGTGTAAATTGTAACTAATAATACATAATTGATCTGTAGGTCGGTCCATCTCCACAAACTCATGCTGTGCAGCCAAATATTGCTCAAAACCTATACGTTTCCGAAGATACCAAATATATCAGCTTGAACTCTGGGAAAATATGTACAAACGACCAACAAGACATCTAGAATATTTCCATGTAAGTTCATGGTGCAGCCATAAGCAACAGAAAGTTTCGGGTTTGAATATTTAAGACAGTGAAAACATTGTACATCGCTTGAAAGAAGAGCTGGAACAAGCTGATACACTATGTACTGTGGAATGAGACGGTTTTTCCATGCTTAAGCTTACTTACAGGGAAAACTGTTAACCAGCCTTTGGCAGCCTTTGTTGGACTTGTTTGGTTGGCAGAAAAGATAATAGATTTATAATCACTCTAGAGAATTAAAAGCTGCCCTTCTCTGTCACAACAATATGTGAGCCAACAAATTTACACAAAGCAAATAAGTGAAAACCTTCCACCAGTTTGCTGTTGTGTAGTACCTCAGAAAAACCACAAGGTGTCAGACTAATCACTGAGAAACAGCATCCGTCTGTTTTCTCTGGGACAGAATATCATGCTATAAAACATGTCACATACACCTAACAGTATGCTCCCTGTAGACTGCGGTGAAATGAAGTAGATACAAGATACTTttcttgagtatttccatttcatattgttttatacTTATACTCCACTAAAATATAGAGGGAatgtatacatttatttaacagctttggTTAGATGTCACTTTAGAAATTAAGGTTTTACTCACAAAACATAAGATgagcttataaaatatgacaCATTGTTATAGATCAAACCACCCACCAGTATATCAAATAGTTCAAATCCATTCCACCAATTAATTCCCAACGGTGCAGTTTACATCAGTAATAATTAATCCGGTGATATAATATATAGCTGTATATCACAAACAGAGGCTATTTTCTGTGTAATGAACACCTTTCCttttagcatttatttttttgcaacttCTACTTACGCAAATCTGAATAGCTCCTGCACCGCTGCCTGCACTGTGGCTTAAGTGCCTTACtcattgtttttcactttgtccaCTCACATCTCCCAGTCAGCCTGACATTTCCTAAAAGCAACCTTAACAGGAACTATACACATTCATATAGATTCGCTTCAACTGTAACTGCACACAGTAAGTACCAGTTGCAAGAAATGCAGTTTAGCATCTAACCATTAAGTGCAAACAGTAGCAAAAGTGCACATATTGATATATTTAAGTATAAAGTAACAGAACAACATGGTAGAACAGAATGAAGGGATTCACCTGATTCATCTGTGAtgcaaaataaaccaaactgtGTACAAATATAAAGCAGCTATGATATACAAGTATGAACAGACCCTAATAACCAGTACCTATATGATATTTGTGATTTAGACTGTGTTACCTGATGAGAAGCTTGGCAGaagtgtttcttttattttttaaaacttttctgCAGTATCACCTCTCTAATCAGACCGTAGAAAACTTTCTGGCTGTCCCAGATGTGAAGAGCAGCCTGTGGTCATCTGAAGGCAACACCTCGCCTACTGTCTGATCCCAGGTGATACTTCAGGTCaccttctttatttttcatgggTGCTAAGCAGGACAAATGTGAGAGTCACGTTTCGTCCCACAAGGTCTGGTCATTGACCTCCGGGCCTGACACACTGCAGTGTAGCAGTCGCCGTGCAGTTACCTGTCGTAAATCTTTATCTCCCTGAATCATTACTCGCCCTCTCCCATCTAGAGAGTTCCCGACTTCCCAATCTTAAAATGATAGATGGGAACTAGCACACCCAGGTGGAGCAGGACTGAGCTAACAAAGCTTATTTAAACGGATCCAGGAGAATACAAAGGCTCCAGTGATGTGTACTTCCAAAATTATTAATTACCTGTGCATTCATTATACTCTAAATGCTTATATCAATTGTAATGGCTTATTTGATATATCGAGTGCTGGTCGTCATAACCATCTCTTTAAGCAACCCTCAATTATTAAAGTAGACCAAGATGTCATTTGAATAATATATGAAGCGTTTTTAGGGAAAAAGTCCTGCCATGAACTCTCACTCATGATCACAGGAGTCTCTTGTCATATCACTGCAAGGAGAGTGTAAGACAGAATTTGTTAATGTGTAACATAGTTTTATATTTCCTAGAAACATCTCAGACACGACACTTTAAATGTCACTCCTAAACTTGAAAAGTTGAGAGGTATATCAGATATTTGAAGCCTAAGTGAATATCTGCTCTCTTTGCATATCGGCATGAGAGGATGAGGATGTAAATATTCTTTACTTTTGTTATTgcaacaaatctcatgaaaaaaaCCAACgaaaaccaaaccaacaatgtgtcAGTCCGACTGTCGGTGGTTTGGCACTTTCCAAGCTTGTTTGTGGCTTTCAGCTCCATCCTCATtgactgaagatgtaaatcttttaaATTGGGTCACAAAtagtaattttaaaaaaggctcaACAGTTTCcttaaaagagctatttgtaagttttgctaatgctacatagcaAGCGTTaccattaacaactgtttacttaccagtctagaagaaacgtcgtgagttcagcatcaaacttcattcctcctgtctccagctgtgaaaagcaacacaaatgttaactcttgtctttatcatgtcttttctactactgaagttagcatgctaaccagctagccacttactgtagcctccaatcagCCCTGTTGTAAATGCAGTCACCACCTCCAGgtttggtggcagagaaaacttacaagtTGACCCTTTAAATGGCCGAGCACtgcagttttgtttctgtttttctagcAAACCTCAATCAAACAGGAGTAAgtagtgcatttgtttgtttgggtcTATTTTCAGCcatggattaatacacatttgatgctctagtgagtatttacagcagcagtatGTGAGatataatcaaaataaactacTGTGTCATCCAGCACAACACTGTGGTCCattatctgaaaaaaaaaaaaaggtctatgGCTCAGAGAAATAAGTTTAATTCTTGTTTGcaggatcagttcattgttggttttgttttttttcaaggaaAAATGGTAACACCTGCAGCCTCGATTAAAGGAATAACTGGGGAAATAGACAGATTTACTGTTGAAGTATTCCCCAGTTAATATTGTAAGATATTCAAGTTgattaatgtgtcattttgaaaTTTGAGACTGCAGTAATGCGTGGGACACCTTAATGACATCAGGGGTTCCCAGCGCAGGTGAAGCtaatgaaaatagaaatgatAAACAGAACGACTTCCCAGGCATGAGGAAGAGTGTGTTATCAGTGTGTCAGGATGCCTGAGCCTCCATCACTCCCAGTAAAGGTCTGGGTGTGTCCACCTGTCCCTCCTTCATCTGCTTTAGTGC is drawn from Seriola aureovittata isolate HTS-2021-v1 ecotype China chromosome 2, ASM2101889v1, whole genome shotgun sequence and contains these coding sequences:
- the LOC130176040 gene encoding uncharacterized protein LOC130176040, with product METKTENQRPVNGQLITMPHRDTVRLLEIYVKRSLSLNDGALGDKRAEKKEKWVTKRIRRHSSDPSVHLAEGLNYRETVTLPVVEPPANQPKKHPEESGKTSKKSKKNKKPSFWKAIVGFFSRKTNEDNDEEQDSPSVTAKDSAAEEVSDAAPACLPATPVTSQRKKSMRRKSIKRRFSKRRLSLIKPNKPDITEIEAVVSVEPTYLYYEKVSEELEKIVHEVKEKEEEQRLSDEEVINRIIALTKEQGDAIDDKLRDNPTLSNFFQRMSYSSFQRLADAYLENEATPTNNPPTVLPTAPELVKLAFTLDFTARIAGLSRQNIGHITYLGNRYLQDRFEYKQACTDHPWSDSDD